A window from Malassezia japonica chromosome 1, complete sequence encodes these proteins:
- a CDS encoding uncharacterized protein (COG:D; EggNog:ENOG503NV7I), producing the protein MPAAEAPDAAAKDKETSLMPPPSPVRPDTAPAPPTVLSPPEQAAPLPASAPTEEKKDRSGRNILRRMLPGSKDTHERDTSTPPTPHSPRTPQHDRTDSSRSPTRRSDDEVLAESTDAMKIKSPSSQPPSRTPSFHARERHNSFGGLEQSAGGNASSTTIASGNRLTASALKDWDAGARGAPPPEKTKSGAGSTLRDMIMNSPMINRRGSTASHRSDGSQSATSGQGKSEKPPKEKKKSSKSSAHGHVGPATGEVASLLKKYGTCERVAIGKGATAVVRIAHKWDKSTEKLYAVKEFRKRRKNESEKEYVKKLTSEFCISSTLHHVNIVETVDLVQDENQHWCEVMEYCHGGDLYAAIKKGGMKQTEMESYFKQTLLGIHYLHSMGVAHRDIKPENLLLDGQGNIKITDFGVSDVFRMCWEKSTHYSKGLCGSEPYIAPEQFEQKEYDARLVDIWAAAVVFYCMECQELPWRVAKMSDTTFQEFVHSYLNTPVPSPLPNLSPRECRPLLKKMLCPDPKMRCMTDEILKDPWLAQVPNSVPPSS; encoded by the coding sequence ATGCCtgctgccgaggcgccggatGCCGCCGCAAAGGACAAGGAGACATCTCTGATGCCCCCTCCCTCGCCTGTCCGTCCCGACACGGCCCCTGCTCCGCCGACGGTGCTGAGTCCCCcggagcaggcggcgccgctgcctgCCAGTGCCCCGACCGAGGAGAAAAAGGACCGTAGCGGCCGCAAcatcctgcgccgcatgctGCCCGGCTCCAAGGacacgcacgagcgcgatACGTCGACGCCTCCGACGCCGCACTCGCCGCGTACACCGCAGCACGACCGCAccgactcgtcgcgcagcccgacgcgccgcagtgacgacgaggtgcttgcCGAGTCGACCGATGCGATGAAGATCAAGTCGCCCTCGAGCCAGCCGCCGAGCCGTACGCCCTCGTtccacgcgcgcgagcgtcacAACTCGTTTGGCGGCCTGGAGCAGTCCGCGGGCGGAAATGCttcctcgacgacgatTGCATCCGGCAACCGCCTCACCGCCTCTGCGCTGAAGGATTGGGATgcgggcgcacgcggcgcacccccGCCCGAAAAGACCAAGAGCGGTGCGGgctcgacgctgcgcgacatgATCATGAACAGCCCCATGATCAACCGCCGTGgctcgacggcctcgcACCGCTCCGACGGCAGCCAGAGCGCCACATCTGGCCAGGGCAAGTCGGAGAAGCCGCCGAAGGAAAAGAAGAAGAGCTCCAAGAgcagcgcgcacggccacgTCGGCCCGGCGACTGGCGAGGTGGCGAGTCTCTTGAAGAAGTACGGAACGTGCGAGCGTGTGGCGATCGGCAAAGGTGCGACGGCCGTGGTGCGCATTGCGCACAAGTGGGACAAGAGTACCGAGAAGCTCTATGCCGTCAAAGAGttccgcaagcgccgcaagaaCGAGTCCGAGAAGGAATACGTCAAGAAGCTCACGTCCGAGTTCTGTATCTCCTCGACGCTGCACCACGTCAACATTGTCGAGACCGTGGACTTGGTCCAGGACGAGAACCAGCACTGGTGCGAGGTGATGGAGTACTGCCATGGCGGCGATCTCTACGCTGCGATCAAGAAGGGCGGCATGAAGCAGACCGAGATGGAGTCCTACTTCAAGCAGACCCTGCTGGGCATCCACTACCTGCACTCGAtgggcgtcgcgcaccgcgacaTCAAGCCCGAGAACttgctgctcgacggccaAGGCAACATCAAGATCACCGACTTTGGCGTCAGCGACGTATTCCGCATGTGCTGGGAAAAGTCGACGCACTACAGCAAGGGCCTCTGCGGCTCGGAGCCCTACATCGCTCCGGAGCAGTTTGAGCAGAAAGagtacgacgcgcgcctcgtcgacatctgggccgcggccgtggtCTTTTACTGCATGGAGTGCCAAGAGCTCCCGTGGCGCGTGGCCAAGATGTCCGACACGACGTTCCAAGAGTTTGTGCACTCGTACCTGAAcacgccggtgccgagTCCCCTGCCGAACCTCTCGCCACGCGAGTGCCGCCCGCTGCTGAAAAAGATGCTGTGCCCGGACCCCAAGATGCGCTGCATGACCGACGAGATCCTCAAGGATCCGTGGCTTGCCCAGGTGCCCAACTCGGTGCCGCCCTCCTCGTAA